The following proteins are co-located in the Nocardia bhagyanarayanae genome:
- a CDS encoding 3-hydroxybutyrate dehydrogenase: protein MTDLLGRRALVTGGASGIGAACARELAARGAEVTVADIDGDGARKLADEIGGKPWQVDLLDVAALEDLRLEVDVLVNNAGIQRIHPIEDFPPAQFRDILTLMVEAPFLLVRAALPHMYRNGFGRIVNISSVHGLRASAFKAAYVTAKHGLEGLSKVTALEGGPHGVTSNCVDPGYVRTPLVDKQIADQARTHGIPEQQVIEKIMLTESAIKRLVEPDEVAALVGWLTGPHAGMVTGASYTMDGGWSAR, encoded by the coding sequence ATGACCGACCTACTCGGACGGCGCGCCCTGGTCACCGGCGGCGCGAGCGGCATCGGCGCGGCCTGCGCGCGGGAACTCGCGGCGCGCGGCGCGGAGGTCACCGTGGCCGACATCGACGGCGACGGCGCACGGAAGCTGGCCGACGAGATCGGCGGAAAGCCGTGGCAGGTCGACCTTCTCGACGTCGCGGCGCTCGAAGACCTGCGCCTCGAGGTGGATGTGCTGGTGAACAACGCCGGAATCCAGCGCATCCATCCGATCGAGGACTTCCCGCCCGCGCAGTTCCGCGACATCCTCACCCTGATGGTCGAAGCGCCGTTCCTGCTCGTCCGCGCGGCGCTGCCGCACATGTACCGCAACGGTTTCGGGCGCATCGTCAACATCTCGTCGGTGCACGGGCTGCGCGCCTCGGCGTTCAAGGCCGCCTATGTGACGGCCAAGCACGGGCTGGAAGGGCTGTCCAAGGTCACCGCGCTCGAGGGCGGGCCGCACGGTGTGACCAGCAACTGCGTCGACCCGGGATACGTCCGGACACCGTTGGTGGACAAGCAGATCGCCGATCAGGCCAGAACACACGGCATCCCGGAACAGCAGGTGATCGAGAAGATCATGCTCACCGAGAGCGCCATCAAGCGTCTCGTCGAACCCGACGAGGTCGCGGCCCTGGTCGGCTGGCTCACCGGCCCGCACGCGGGCATGGTCACCGGCGCCTCCTACACCATGGACGGTGGGTGGAGCGCTCGATGA
- a CDS encoding LysR family transcriptional regulator, with the protein MSPASPGFGRRPSADDLLVLLAVGRSGRFVSAADELGINHTTISRRIAALEETLGGRVLTRVTGGWELTDLGRDALAAAEAVESAVKSLTADPAGNRTLEGVVRISATDGFSAYLAAPAVAQVQRRHPKIAVEIVTATRRASQQRSGLDIEVVVGEPQVHRAKAIRLADYRLGLYGSRQYLRENGIPSDIDDLARYPLVYFIDSMLQVDDLDLASSFAPSMRESISSTNVFVHVEATRAAAGLGLLPCFMADRHDDLVRVLRDEVSVQLAYWLVTRTETLRRPEVAAVVDAIRERVREQRGMLLGEDG; encoded by the coding sequence ATGAGTCCGGCTTCTCCCGGATTCGGCCGCCGTCCCAGCGCCGATGACCTGCTGGTGCTGCTCGCGGTGGGCCGATCCGGTCGCTTCGTGTCCGCCGCCGACGAGCTCGGCATCAACCACACCACCATCTCCCGCCGCATCGCCGCGCTCGAGGAAACCCTCGGCGGGCGCGTACTGACCCGGGTGACCGGCGGCTGGGAACTCACCGACCTCGGCCGCGACGCGCTGGCCGCCGCCGAGGCCGTCGAATCGGCGGTCAAGTCGCTCACCGCGGACCCGGCCGGCAACCGGACGCTCGAGGGCGTCGTGCGCATCTCGGCCACCGACGGATTCAGCGCCTACCTCGCGGCGCCAGCGGTGGCGCAGGTGCAACGCAGGCATCCGAAGATCGCGGTCGAGATCGTGACCGCCACCCGCCGCGCTTCCCAGCAGCGGTCGGGACTGGACATCGAGGTCGTCGTGGGCGAGCCACAGGTCCACCGCGCCAAGGCGATTCGGCTCGCCGACTATCGGCTGGGGTTGTACGGCTCGCGACAATACTTGCGCGAGAACGGAATTCCCTCCGATATCGATGATCTCGCCCGGTATCCGCTGGTCTACTTCATCGACTCCATGCTCCAAGTCGACGACCTCGACCTGGCCTCCAGCTTCGCCCCTTCCATGCGCGAATCCATCTCCTCCACAAATGTTTTCGTGCACGTCGAGGCGACGCGCGCGGCGGCGGGGCTCGGGCTACTGCCCTGCTTCATGGCCGACCGCCACGACGATCTGGTGCGGGTTCTGCGGGACGAGGTTTCGGTGCAGTTGGCGTACTGGTTGGTGACGCGCACCGAGACCTTGCGACGGCCGGAAGTGGCGGCGGTGGTGGATGCGATTCGGGAAAGGGTGCGTGAGCAGCGGGGGATGCTGCTGGGAGAGGACGGGTAG
- the cobM gene encoding precorrin-4 C(11)-methyltransferase — protein MTVHFIGAGPGAADLLTVRAVTLLRTSPVCLYAGTYLDPEVLSHCAPDTELIDTQRLDIDQITAHLVRAHESGRDVARLCSGDPSLYSALTEQTRRLDAHGIPWDVTPGVPAYAAAAALLGTELTVPELVQSVVLTRTQARSTAMPESEALANFAHTRATLVLHLAITRIRTLAEELVADYGADCPAAVVYRASQPEQLVLRGTLADIADQVEAADLRQAAVILVGRALTPALSCTGSHLYDPGRDRHSV, from the coding sequence ATGACCGTGCACTTCATCGGGGCCGGGCCGGGCGCCGCGGACCTGCTGACCGTGCGAGCGGTCACCCTCCTGCGCACCTCCCCGGTCTGTCTCTACGCGGGCACCTACCTGGACCCCGAGGTGCTGTCGCACTGCGCGCCCGACACCGAACTGATCGATACCCAGCGCCTCGACATCGACCAGATCACCGCCCACCTGGTACGCGCCCACGAATCCGGCCGCGACGTGGCCCGGCTCTGCTCCGGCGACCCGTCCCTCTACTCGGCGCTCACCGAACAGACCCGCCGCCTCGACGCCCACGGCATCCCCTGGGACGTCACCCCTGGCGTTCCCGCCTACGCCGCCGCGGCCGCCCTGCTCGGCACGGAACTAACCGTCCCCGAGCTCGTCCAATCGGTCGTGCTCACCCGCACCCAGGCCCGTTCCACCGCGATGCCGGAATCCGAGGCGCTGGCCAACTTCGCCCACACCCGCGCGACCCTCGTCCTGCACCTGGCCATCACCCGCATCCGCACCTTGGCCGAGGAACTCGTCGCCGATTACGGAGCCGACTGCCCCGCCGCCGTCGTCTACCGGGCCAGCCAGCCCGAACAGCTCGTCCTGCGCGGCACCCTCGCCGACATCGCCGACCAAGTCGAAGCCGCAGACCTACGGCAGGCTGCCGTCATCCTCGTCGGCCGCGCCCTGACACCCGCTCTGAGCTGCACCGGTTCCCATCTCTACGACCCGGGACGCGACCGGCACTCGGTATAA
- a CDS encoding TetR/AcrR family transcriptional regulator yields the protein MTGTEAVTLTRREQLKAERRKQLLEAGARLIAERGFLGVRLDDLGAAVGISGPAVYRHFPNKEALLVELLVGVSQRLLAGGRAVVVGANSAEAALEGLVDFHLDFAFGEPELIRIQDRDLDNVPAGPRRELRRTQRQYVEVWVEVLRKLHPRLPEEGARVQAHAAFGLLNSTPHSAPPATASKARPILREMALSALNRTG from the coding sequence GTGACCGGCACGGAAGCTGTGACACTCACCCGCCGCGAGCAGCTGAAGGCGGAGCGGCGCAAGCAATTGCTGGAGGCGGGGGCGCGGCTCATCGCGGAGCGGGGCTTCCTCGGCGTGCGGCTCGACGACCTCGGCGCGGCCGTCGGCATCAGCGGCCCCGCGGTCTACCGGCACTTCCCGAACAAGGAGGCGCTGCTGGTCGAGCTGCTGGTCGGGGTCAGTCAGCGGCTGCTGGCGGGCGGCCGGGCCGTCGTGGTCGGCGCGAACTCCGCCGAGGCCGCGCTGGAAGGTCTGGTCGACTTCCACCTGGACTTCGCGTTCGGCGAGCCCGAGCTCATCCGCATCCAGGACCGGGACCTGGACAACGTGCCCGCCGGACCGCGGCGCGAGCTGCGGCGCACCCAGCGCCAGTACGTCGAGGTCTGGGTGGAGGTGCTGCGCAAGCTGCATCCCCGGCTGCCCGAGGAGGGCGCGCGGGTGCAGGCGCACGCCGCGTTCGGCCTGCTCAACTCGACCCCGCACAGCGCGCCGCCCGCGACCGCGAGCAAGGCGCGGCCGATCCTGCGCGAGATGGCGCTGTCGGCGCTGAACCGAACCGGCTGA
- a CDS encoding MFS transporter, which yields MRGDVVTVMKESSMSVREIATDSDPSPTPAGLRRVVSASMAGTVVEWYEFFLYGTAATLVFSKVFFAKGTSDLDAILAAFVTYAVGFAARPLGGIVFGHFGDRYGRKKLLQFSLLLVGSATFLMGCLPTFAQIGYWAPALLVTLRFIQGFAVGGEWGGAVLLVAEHSPNRSRGFWASWPQAGVPAGNLLATVVLLALTSTLSDAAFLSWGWRVAFWLSAVVVLVGYYIRTKVTDAPIFLEAQREAEQIKATSFSVVEVLKRYPRGVFTAMGLRFGENIMYYLVVTFSITYLKVHVGADTKTILWWLLAAHAVHFAAIPLAGHLSDRFGRRPVYLVGALTAGTWGFFAFPMMDSGNHLVIMSAIIVGLVFHALMYAAQPAIMAEMFPTRMRYSGVSLGYQVTSIVAGSLAPIIAVRLLDSFDSSVPIAWYLAGAAAVTAVAVLFARETRGLDLQAVDRADAEVTAR from the coding sequence ATGAGGGGTGATGTGGTCACCGTCATGAAGGAGAGTTCGATGAGCGTGCGCGAAATCGCGACAGACAGCGATCCAAGTCCCACACCCGCAGGCCTACGGCGGGTGGTCTCCGCGTCGATGGCGGGCACGGTCGTCGAATGGTACGAGTTCTTCCTCTACGGCACGGCCGCCACGCTGGTGTTCAGCAAGGTGTTCTTCGCCAAGGGGACCAGCGACCTGGACGCGATTCTCGCCGCGTTCGTCACCTACGCGGTCGGCTTCGCCGCGCGACCGCTCGGCGGCATCGTCTTCGGACACTTCGGCGATCGCTACGGCCGCAAGAAGCTGCTGCAGTTCAGTCTGCTGCTGGTCGGCAGCGCGACGTTCCTCATGGGCTGTCTGCCAACCTTCGCGCAGATCGGCTACTGGGCGCCCGCGCTGCTGGTGACGCTGCGCTTCATCCAGGGCTTCGCGGTGGGCGGCGAATGGGGCGGCGCGGTGCTGCTCGTCGCCGAGCACAGCCCCAACCGCAGTCGCGGCTTCTGGGCGAGCTGGCCGCAAGCGGGCGTGCCCGCGGGCAATCTGCTGGCCACGGTCGTGCTGCTCGCGTTGACCTCGACGCTGTCGGACGCCGCGTTCCTGTCCTGGGGCTGGCGGGTCGCGTTCTGGCTGTCGGCGGTGGTGGTCCTGGTCGGCTACTACATCCGCACCAAGGTCACCGACGCGCCGATCTTCCTGGAGGCGCAGCGCGAGGCCGAACAGATCAAGGCGACCTCGTTCAGCGTGGTCGAGGTGCTGAAGCGTTATCCGCGAGGGGTTTTCACCGCGATGGGCCTGCGCTTCGGCGAGAACATCATGTACTACCTGGTGGTCACGTTCTCCATCACGTACCTGAAGGTGCACGTCGGCGCGGACACGAAGACCATCCTGTGGTGGCTGCTTGCGGCGCACGCGGTGCACTTCGCGGCGATCCCGTTGGCCGGGCACCTGTCCGACCGATTCGGCAGGCGGCCGGTGTACCTCGTCGGCGCGCTCACCGCGGGCACCTGGGGCTTCTTCGCCTTCCCGATGATGGACAGCGGAAACCACCTGGTCATCATGTCGGCGATCATCGTCGGGCTGGTCTTCCACGCGCTGATGTACGCGGCCCAGCCCGCGATCATGGCGGAGATGTTCCCCACCCGGATGCGCTATTCCGGTGTGTCCCTCGGCTATCAGGTCACCTCCATCGTGGCGGGCTCGCTCGCGCCGATCATCGCGGTCCGGCTGCTCGACAGCTTCGACTCCTCGGTGCCGATCGCGTGGTACCTGGCGGGCGCCGCGGCCGTCACGGCGGTGGCCGTGCTCTTCGCCAGGGAGACCCGCGGTCTCGACCTGCAGGCGGTCGACCGGGCCGACGCCGAGGTGACCGCTCGATGA
- a CDS encoding PPOX class F420-dependent oxidoreductase, which yields MTSLSDPKVREFLNHGTRTGKVAFVAADGRPIVTPVWFLVEGEEIVFNTGKNTAKGKAFTRDGRVALCVDLEEPPYASIQIQGVVTMSEDPDELLRTATALGGRYMGADRAEEFGKRNGVPGELVVRLRPTKVIAHFDATA from the coding sequence ATGACCTCTCTGTCGGATCCCAAGGTGCGCGAATTTCTCAACCACGGCACGCGGACGGGCAAGGTCGCCTTCGTGGCGGCGGACGGGCGTCCGATCGTCACGCCGGTGTGGTTTCTCGTCGAGGGCGAGGAGATCGTGTTCAACACCGGGAAGAACACGGCCAAGGGCAAGGCGTTCACGCGCGACGGCCGGGTCGCGCTGTGCGTCGATCTGGAGGAGCCGCCGTACGCGTCGATCCAGATTCAGGGTGTGGTCACGATGTCCGAAGACCCGGACGAGTTGCTGCGCACCGCCACGGCGCTCGGTGGCCGGTACATGGGTGCGGATCGGGCCGAGGAGTTCGGGAAGCGCAACGGAGTGCCCGGGGAACTCGTGGTCCGGCTGCGCCCGACCAAGGTGATCGCGCACTTCGACGCGACGGCCTGA